GCAAAGGACCTTCTTACCCTGCCAAAGCCTGTTGTAAAGCGTTCAAGGAATTTGCCTGCCCTTACGCCCATGTTTTAAACGACCCAAACAATGATTGCGCTTCGACCATGTTTAGCTACATTAACCTTTACGGGAAGTACCCGCCAGGCCTTTTCGCTACCAAATGCAGAGAAGGAAAGCAAGGGCTCAAGTGTCGCCACCACCATCATGCTTAGCCAATGACAGTAGCGGGGCTCAAATCACATTCCTTGTACTAGTACTTTCATCTAGCTTCACCATGCTCGTGTTCCGGGTTCTCTTTGGACCAAGACTATAAACTCTTTCCACTGCaattatttctttcttaaaTAGGTAACAAGGAGTGATATGTGATTGCTGGCCTCTTCATCTTTTGATTACCATGTTTCGGTAAGTCTGATGTTGAATGTCCTGCCCAGATCTGTGTTAGATTTCCCCATAACTGTGGTTGGAGCTTTAGAATG
The window above is part of the Eucalyptus grandis isolate ANBG69807.140 chromosome 6, ASM1654582v1, whole genome shotgun sequence genome. Proteins encoded here:
- the LOC104449059 gene encoding GPI-anchored protein LLG1 — encoded protein: MASYGFTLCKLCAIVLILLTCASKTAPFPTPISDDIFESQALAGRHLLQARQSCPVNFEFLNYTVITSQCKGPSYPAKACCKAFKEFACPYAHVLNDPNNDCASTMFSYINLYGKYPPGLFATKCREGKQGLKCRHHHHA